TTGGTGCTTTACGCCAACCGTTTGCGATCGCCTCTGACTCGGTACAAAACCATTTTTCTCCCTTGGCTGGATCGATAACAGTTGATTCGTAATCTTCCATACCTGGCAAATGATAAAGCTTGATACCTGTGTTATGGGAGATATTGCCTTTGATCTTACATCCTGGTTTTGCGATAGATGCAATGAGAGAGGGATAATGACTACGACTAAACTCCATAGCAATTACAACGATTACAGCCAGAATCCCAAACCTAACCATAATTCCAATTAAACTTTGCTTTCTTCTTTTCCTCATAGTCATTGGTGTTGTAGGTGATAGTATTTTAGGATCGGCGATCGCTATTTCTCCGCCATCTAGTTTCTTGTAAAGTAGTACCAATTCCCTGCAAAATACCTTTGCCAATTAATCCTAAACCTTTGCCAATCACTTGAGTTAACAAGTATACTGTCACCCCACTAGCAAAAGAGACTATTGCGCGCAAGCGAGGGGCGATCGCATCTCGTAATTCTAGTAATATAGTGACAGTTAACCTAATTCCCTGTAGCTTTTCTAACTCTTCCCGTCTGGGTGCATAAATAGATATTGTTTGAATTGATCCATTTTTCAGAACGTATAACCAATAGCGACTTTCAAAAATAGCAATCGGTTCGTCTAAATATTTTTCTCGGCGATATTTCCAAGATAATTCATTTCTAAATCTGGCAATTTCTCGGCTGGAAAGTAGTTTTTCTTGATAAAATACAGTTTTAATTTCTTCTAGTTCGCCAAAACTATTTAATAAGGGTTGAATGACACTGTTAGCAACTTGTATAGTTAGATTCTGCAACAAAATTTCGGCTTTTTGCCAAGCAGTTGAACTACCAAATTCGTACTTAA
The Merismopedia glauca CCAP 1448/3 genome window above contains:
- a CDS encoding sunset domain-containing protein, which codes for MRKRRKQSLIGIMVRFGILAVIVVIAMEFSRSHYPSLIASIAKPGCKIKGNISHNTGIKLYHLPGMEDYESTVIDPAKGEKWFCTESEAIANGWRKAPR